From Lolium perenne isolate Kyuss_39 chromosome 5, Kyuss_2.0, whole genome shotgun sequence, a single genomic window includes:
- the LOC127300440 gene encoding uncharacterized protein produces MPHKNRAKTKKKAKTKTKTPPFSTSVPPAPPVEPEASAPATNDVLAEDALRDILGRLSVADLLRAALACHRWRRAASRCLPRSAPLLGYFFHPTAPGLPSPQPFCKDFDPHAAFAPFDASSPRLSLDLAPDADRFLLMDSHQGLLLLHPAMQLPDGVLPRLLVLDPATRRRALLPAPPRDTLPDDRRWRSSRHYVGCALLSRAHPGRLCFEALCYALDGGHPRAWVATVNDGKCVWRALPRATDISVDFDPYWFEGRCVHAAGKMYWHICNSARLLALDPATLRFSDMLVPDFLADHFCTFRIGETPEDGRLCILAVANQQLQLWVRGEAGGMSDSDNGWVLERVIMDMDVVYDQVPDLPKHDDKHRFWSVWPSDLDAGRTGKAFIRTWGYGRYSLDLNTRKMERLATKRGKNYGHPMFAYTLAWPPAFLAPEH; encoded by the coding sequence ATGCCGCACAAGAACAGAGCCAAAACCAAAAAGAAAGCCAAGACCAAGACCAAAACCCCACCTTTCTCCACCTCGGTTCCTCCCGCACCGCCGGTGGAGCCGGAGGCGTCGGCACCGGCGACCAACGATGTCCTCGCCGAGGACGCCCTCCGCGACATCCTTGGCCGCCTCTCTGTCGCCGACCTTCTCCGGGCCGCGCTCGCCTGCCACCGCTGGCGCCGCGCCGCCTCACGCTGCCTCCCCCGCTCCGCTCCTCTCCTCGGCTACTTCTTCCACCCCACCGCCCCCGGTTTGCCGTCGCCCCAGCCCTTCTGCAAGGATTTCGATCCCCACGCCGCCTTCGCTCCCTTCGACGCCTCCTCCCCGCGCCTCTCCCTCGACTTGGCTCCGGACGCCGACCGCTTCTTGCTCATGGACTCCCACCAAGGCCTCCTGCTCCTCCACCCGGCCATGCAGCTACCCGACGGGGTCCTCCCCCGCCTCCTCGTCCTTGACCCCGCCACCCGTCGCCGAGCGCTCCTCCCAGCGCCGCCGCGCGACACGCTGCCCGACGACCGCCGCTGGCGCAGCTCCAGGCACTACGTCGGCTGCGCGCTTCTCTCGCGTGCGCACCCGGGCAGGCTCTGCTTCGAGGCCCTCTGCTACGCCCTCGACGGCGGGCATCCGCGCGCCTGGGTCGCCACTGTGAACGACGGCAAGTGCGTCTGGCGCGCGCTCCCGCGAGCCACGGACATCTCCGTCGATTTTGACCCCTACTGGTTCGAGGGCCGCTGCGTGCACGCCGCCGGGAAGATGTACTGGCACATCTGCAACTCCGCccgcctgctcgcgctggatccCGCCACGCTGCGCTTCTCCGACATGCTGGTGCCCGACTTCCTGGCCGACCACTTCTGCACGTTCCGCATCGGGGAGACGCCGGAGGACGGGAGGCTTTGCATCCTGGCCGTGGCCAATCAGCAGCTCCAGCTCTGGGTGCGCGGCGAGGCCGGAGGAATGAGCGACAGCGACAACGGCTGGGTTCTCGAGAGGGTGATCATGGACATGGACGTGGTCTACGATCAAGTGCCAGACCTGCCCAAGCACGACGACAAGCACAGGTTCTGGAGCGTTTGGCCCAGCGACTTGGACGCCGGCCGCACAGGGAAGGCATTCATCAGGACCTGGGGGTACGGCCGCTACTCCTTGGATCTCAACACTCGCAAGATGGAGCGCCTGGCGACGAAGCGTGGCAAGAACTACGGGCACCCCATGTTCGCCTACACCCTCGCGTGGCCGCCTGCATTCCTCGCTCCAGAGCACTGA